The Schistocerca piceifrons isolate TAMUIC-IGC-003096 chromosome 5, iqSchPice1.1, whole genome shotgun sequence genome has a segment encoding these proteins:
- the LOC124798815 gene encoding trypsin-3-like has protein sequence MRSGSGPTPTSASSAATRPASIADLPWQLAFELGGDQRCGASLIEPSWALTAGHCVEDAKLDYLALRAGSSVRGSGGTVIEAAAAFLHQQYDSRTIDFDIAVVQVIHSDT, from the coding sequence ATGCGGTCCGGCAGCGGACCGACACCCACGAGCGCATCGTCGGCGGCCACGAGGCCAGCCAGCATCGCCGACCTCCCCTGGCAGCTGGCCTTCGAGCTCggcggcgaccagcggtgcggtgCGTCGCTCATCGAGCCCTCCTGGGCGCTGACCGCCGGCCACTGCGTCGAGGACGCCAAACTGGACTACTTGGCGCTGCGCGCGGGCTCCTCCGTCCGTGGCAGCGGCGGCACAGTGATAGAGGCGGCAGCCGCCTTCCTGCACCAGCAGTACGATAGCCGCACCATAGATTTCGACATCGCAGTCGTACAG